Proteins from one Ramlibacter sp. PS4R-6 genomic window:
- the epsE gene encoding polysaccharide export protein EpsE, whose translation MMSKLLRSTIGIATLALAAGIASAQQDANKPGDYRLSPGDSIKVQVYQNPELSFEVRISESGVVNYPLVGPVQLGGLSVSQAEQAIAKALQKENILKAPQVNINVAQVRGSQVAVLGEVGRPGRFPLETTNVRVSEIIAAAGGVTPNGDDRVVVTGQRNGQPFRKEVDVQALFAGRSTDDVVLQAGDTIFVSKAPTFYISGEAQKPGTYKIERGMTVQQAIAAGGGITNRGSMGRIRITRTQPDGQKVTMDPRLSDVVQAGDVIVVRESIF comes from the coding sequence ATGATGTCCAAGCTGCTTCGCTCCACGATAGGGATCGCCACCCTGGCCCTCGCGGCCGGCATCGCGTCGGCGCAGCAGGACGCGAACAAGCCGGGCGACTACCGCCTGTCGCCCGGCGACTCGATCAAGGTCCAGGTCTACCAGAACCCGGAGCTCTCGTTCGAGGTGCGCATTTCCGAAAGCGGCGTCGTGAACTACCCGCTGGTCGGTCCCGTCCAGCTGGGCGGCTTGTCGGTCAGCCAGGCCGAACAGGCGATCGCGAAGGCGCTGCAGAAGGAAAACATCCTGAAGGCTCCCCAGGTGAACATCAACGTCGCGCAGGTGCGCGGCAGCCAGGTGGCCGTGCTGGGCGAGGTGGGCAGGCCCGGCCGCTTCCCGCTGGAGACGACCAACGTGCGCGTGAGCGAGATCATCGCGGCCGCCGGCGGCGTCACGCCCAACGGCGACGACCGCGTGGTCGTCACCGGCCAGCGCAACGGCCAGCCCTTCCGCAAGGAAGTGGACGTGCAGGCGCTCTTCGCGGGGCGCAGCACCGACGACGTGGTCCTGCAGGCCGGCGACACCATCTTCGTGTCGAAGGCCCCCACGTTCTACATCTCGGGCGAGGCCCAGAAGCCCGGCACCTACAAGATCGAGCGCGGCATGACCGTGCAGCAGGCGATCGCCGCCGGCGGCGGCATCACCAACCGCGGCAGCATGGGCCGCATCCGCATCACGCGCACGCAGCCCGACGGCCAGAAGGTCACGATGGACCCGCGCCTGTCGGACGTCGTGCAGGCGGGCGACGTCATCGTCGTGCGCGAAAGCATTTTCTAA
- a CDS encoding Wzz/FepE/Etk N-terminal domain-containing protein, whose amino-acid sequence MGLSQFFSILRARRGLAGFILLSTLFIALGWVLLRPASYKAVAPVLVDVQRPDPMVNANYAYMQGMIAPSYMTTQIDIIKSDRVAEKVAKMLPADQPPMKSLLAKAQGKPAADRIIATALQQNLEVKPARETNIINVTWVGRTPAEAARVANAFAQAYIETTLDIKTEPQKKYTVWFDDQVKEARERLEKAQQRFAAYQEKAGIVSADEKADFEVTRLNELLQQLSVAQSRGRGGSPAGASDASPLVNNLRQDVARMEAKIAQNSATMGSRHPEMMRLQSELAAMKSRLSEESSRVGITAAASVEAQKARERDLKSAIDEQKQKVLSMNKQRAELNLIKSDVDSAQKAFDTVTASAAQARLNSMSTQTNIMKLAPAVEPMEKTGPTGTQAMAIAFAVGVLLAIAGALMAELANRRVRTVHDLSMVTHLPILATVPAANSSHYQPLRLSAPTARRLALARSAA is encoded by the coding sequence ATGGGCCTGTCTCAATTCTTTTCGATCCTGCGCGCCCGGCGCGGGCTGGCAGGCTTCATCCTGCTTTCCACGCTGTTCATCGCGCTCGGCTGGGTGCTGCTGCGGCCCGCTTCGTACAAGGCGGTGGCGCCCGTGCTGGTGGACGTGCAGCGTCCGGACCCGATGGTCAACGCCAACTACGCGTACATGCAGGGCATGATCGCGCCCAGCTACATGACGACGCAGATCGACATCATCAAGAGCGACCGCGTCGCCGAGAAGGTGGCCAAGATGCTGCCGGCCGACCAGCCGCCGATGAAGTCGCTGCTGGCCAAGGCGCAGGGCAAGCCCGCGGCGGATCGGATCATCGCCACGGCGCTCCAGCAGAACCTGGAGGTCAAGCCGGCGCGCGAGACCAACATCATCAACGTGACCTGGGTGGGCCGCACGCCCGCCGAGGCCGCGCGCGTGGCCAACGCGTTCGCGCAGGCCTACATCGAGACCACGCTGGACATCAAGACCGAGCCGCAGAAGAAGTACACGGTGTGGTTCGACGACCAGGTGAAGGAAGCGCGCGAGCGCCTGGAGAAGGCCCAGCAGCGGTTCGCCGCCTACCAGGAGAAGGCGGGCATCGTGTCGGCCGACGAGAAGGCCGACTTCGAGGTGACGCGCCTGAATGAACTGCTGCAGCAGCTGTCCGTGGCGCAAAGCCGCGGCCGCGGCGGCTCGCCCGCCGGCGCATCCGACGCCAGCCCGCTGGTGAACAACCTGCGCCAGGACGTCGCGCGCATGGAAGCCAAGATCGCGCAGAACTCCGCCACCATGGGCTCGCGCCACCCCGAGATGATGCGCCTGCAGTCGGAGCTGGCCGCGATGAAGAGCCGGCTGTCCGAGGAGTCCTCGCGCGTGGGCATCACCGCCGCCGCTTCGGTGGAGGCGCAGAAGGCCCGGGAGCGCGACCTCAAATCCGCCATCGACGAGCAGAAGCAGAAGGTGCTGTCGATGAACAAGCAGCGCGCCGAGCTGAACCTGATCAAGTCCGACGTCGATTCCGCCCAGAAGGCGTTCGACACGGTGACCGCCAGCGCCGCGCAGGCCCGCCTGAATTCCATGAGCACGCAGACCAACATCATGAAGCTCGCGCCCGCCGTCGAGCCGATGGAAAAGACCGGCCCGACGGGTACGCAGGCCATGGCCATCGCCTTTGCCGTCGGCGTGCTGCTCGCCATCGCCGGCGCGCTGATGGCCGAACTCGCCAACCGCCGTGTCCGCACCGTGCATGATCTCTCGATGGTCACGCACCTGCCGATCCTGGCCACCGTGCCGGCCGCCAATTCGTCCCATTACCAACCCCTGCGGCTGTCGGCGCCCACTGCGCGCCGGCTGGCCCTCGCACGGAGCGCAGCATGA
- the epsG gene encoding chain length determinant protein tyrosine kinase EpsG encodes MTSSTSTQIYPLPNRTDLTELDIELPTREAAQPIGAILVQAGALQQGDVQRILDYQKKSGLLFGEAGIAMGLLDEEDVKRALALQFGHAYFAPDTAGFGEELIAATDPDSDAVEHLRVLRSQLMLRWFENDARQAALAVVSPGVGEGRSYITANLAVLFSQLGKRTLLIDADLRRPRQHEIFNLQTRVGLSTVLSGRAGWEAVHEIKSLPGLWVLPAGAAPPNPQELLSRPGFARLIQALRASYEVILVDTPAGTMWADAGTVAARCGAALMLACRDATSVPRVAHLADDLRQFGVTIVGAVLNGAQPDKPERVAPNTAARLRA; translated from the coding sequence ATGACCAGCAGCACCAGCACGCAGATCTACCCGCTGCCCAACCGCACGGACCTCACCGAGCTCGACATCGAGCTGCCGACGCGCGAAGCCGCGCAGCCCATCGGCGCGATCCTGGTGCAGGCCGGCGCGCTGCAGCAGGGCGACGTGCAGCGCATCCTGGATTACCAGAAGAAGTCGGGCTTGCTCTTCGGCGAGGCCGGCATCGCGATGGGCCTGCTCGACGAGGAAGACGTCAAGCGCGCGCTCGCGCTGCAGTTCGGCCATGCCTACTTCGCGCCCGACACGGCCGGCTTCGGCGAGGAACTGATCGCCGCGACCGACCCCGACAGCGACGCCGTGGAACACCTGCGCGTGCTGCGCAGCCAGCTGATGCTGCGCTGGTTCGAGAACGACGCGCGCCAGGCCGCGCTGGCGGTGGTGAGCCCCGGCGTGGGCGAAGGCCGCAGCTACATCACGGCCAACCTCGCGGTGCTGTTCTCGCAGCTGGGCAAGCGCACGCTGCTCATCGACGCCGACCTGCGCCGCCCGCGCCAGCACGAAATCTTCAACCTGCAGACGCGCGTGGGCCTGTCCACCGTTCTCTCCGGCCGCGCCGGCTGGGAAGCGGTGCACGAGATCAAGTCGCTGCCGGGCCTGTGGGTGCTGCCCGCGGGCGCCGCGCCGCCGAACCCGCAGGAGCTGCTGTCGCGCCCGGGCTTTGCCCGCCTGATCCAGGCGCTGCGCGCGAGCTACGAGGTGATCCTCGTGGACACGCCCGCCGGCACGATGTGGGCCGATGCCGGCACGGTGGCCGCCCGCTGCGGCGCCGCGCTGATGCTGGCCTGCCGCGACGCCACCTCGGTGCCGCGCGTCGCGCACCTGGCCGACGACCTGCGCCAGTTCGGCGTGACGATCGTCGGCGCCGTGCTCAACGGCGCGCAACCTGACAAACCGGAGCGCGTGGCGCCCAACACCGCGGCGCGCCTGAGGGCATGA
- a CDS encoding WecB/TagA/CpsF family glycosyltransferase, with translation MTQGAAVSEWQPRWRELVQGVVRVHTERGEQQLLESLAQPKEPTVLAFVNAHAMNSAATSRKFYESLMSADIVLRDGIGMAILLRMLNQAPGLNLNGTDLIPKILKLYSGRSIALFGTQDPYLRKARDKVTEKLAPGSRCVTTHGFLETTDYIKLATLHRPELIVLGMGMPKQEEVACTLRAAVGYPCLIVCGGAILDFMGGKTSRAPQWIRSSHMEWAYRLALEPKRLFQRYVVGNPVFLARAFSLARATMRQGQSAPT, from the coding sequence ATGACACAGGGAGCAGCCGTTTCCGAGTGGCAGCCGCGCTGGCGCGAGCTGGTGCAAGGCGTGGTGCGCGTGCACACGGAGCGCGGCGAACAGCAGCTGCTGGAATCGCTCGCGCAGCCGAAGGAGCCGACGGTGCTGGCGTTCGTCAATGCGCACGCCATGAATTCCGCGGCCACGTCGCGCAAGTTCTACGAGTCGCTGATGTCGGCCGACATCGTGCTGCGCGACGGCATCGGCATGGCCATCCTGCTGCGCATGCTGAACCAGGCGCCGGGCCTGAACCTCAATGGCACGGACCTGATCCCGAAGATCCTGAAGCTCTACTCGGGCCGCTCGATCGCGCTGTTCGGCACGCAGGACCCGTACCTGCGCAAGGCGCGCGACAAGGTCACCGAGAAGCTCGCGCCGGGCAGCCGCTGCGTCACCACGCACGGCTTCCTGGAGACCACCGACTACATCAAGCTCGCCACCCTGCACCGGCCCGAGCTGATCGTGCTGGGCATGGGCATGCCCAAGCAGGAGGAAGTGGCATGCACGCTGCGCGCGGCGGTGGGCTACCCCTGCCTGATCGTGTGCGGCGGCGCCATCCTCGACTTCATGGGCGGCAAGACCTCGCGCGCGCCGCAGTGGATCCGCAGCTCGCACATGGAGTGGGCGTACCGCCTGGCACTGGAGCCCAAGCGGCTGTTCCAGCGCTACGTCGTGGGCAACCCCGTGTTCCTCGCGCGCGCCTTCAGCCTCGCCCGGGCGACGATGCGGCAGGGGCAAAGCGCCCCGACCTGA
- the galE gene encoding UDP-glucose 4-epimerase GalE produces MNILLTGGAGYIGSHTYVALVEAGYTPVILDNFANSHPKVVERLQKITGKPVICQEGDVADQKLVRGLLQRHAIQGVVHFAADKAVGESVAQPLKYYRNNICGAVSLMECLAEAGWPPFVFSSSATVYGEPQSVPIREDFARGHTNPYGHSKLVGEDMLAAVCKAYPQWKVAILRYFNPVGAHAGGTIGEDPNGVPNNLMPFIAQVATGKRPELAVFGDDYPTPDGTGVRDYIHVMDLAEGHVAALGALLKKGQSFTVNLGTGRGNSVLEVVRAFEKASGRKVPYRIAPRRPGDVAQCYADPAMAEKLLGWKATRSLDEMCADTWRWQSANPNGYRD; encoded by the coding sequence ATGAACATCCTGCTCACGGGCGGCGCCGGGTACATCGGCAGCCACACGTACGTCGCACTGGTGGAGGCCGGCTACACGCCGGTCATCCTCGACAACTTCGCCAACAGCCACCCCAAGGTGGTCGAGCGCCTGCAGAAAATCACCGGCAAGCCGGTCATCTGCCAGGAAGGCGACGTCGCCGACCAGAAGCTGGTGCGCGGGCTGCTCCAGCGCCACGCGATCCAGGGCGTGGTGCACTTCGCGGCCGACAAGGCCGTGGGCGAAAGCGTGGCGCAGCCGCTCAAGTACTACCGCAACAACATCTGCGGCGCCGTGAGCCTCATGGAGTGCCTGGCCGAGGCGGGCTGGCCGCCTTTCGTCTTTTCCAGCAGCGCCACGGTGTACGGCGAGCCGCAAAGCGTGCCGATCCGCGAGGACTTCGCGCGCGGCCACACCAACCCCTACGGCCACAGCAAGCTGGTGGGCGAGGACATGCTGGCGGCTGTCTGCAAGGCATACCCGCAGTGGAAGGTGGCGATCCTGCGCTACTTCAACCCGGTGGGCGCGCATGCCGGCGGCACCATCGGCGAAGACCCGAACGGCGTGCCGAACAACCTGATGCCCTTCATCGCGCAGGTGGCCACCGGCAAGCGCCCCGAACTCGCCGTCTTCGGCGACGACTACCCCACGCCCGACGGCACCGGCGTGCGCGACTACATCCACGTGATGGACCTGGCCGAAGGCCACGTCGCCGCGCTCGGCGCGCTGCTGAAGAAGGGGCAGAGCTTCACCGTCAACCTGGGCACGGGCCGCGGCAACAGCGTGCTGGAAGTGGTGCGCGCGTTCGAGAAGGCCAGTGGCCGCAAGGTGCCGTACCGCATCGCGCCGCGCCGCCCCGGCGACGTCGCGCAGTGCTACGCCGACCCTGCCATGGCCGAGAAGCTGCTGGGCTGGAAGGCCACGCGCTCGCTCGACGAGATGTGCGCCGACACCTGGCGCTGGCAGAGCGCCAACCCCAACGGCTACCGCGACTAG
- a CDS encoding BP74-related protein: protein MNAPARRLAALALFACLASCGGGGGDAPPAQPQSVTFAFRLRGLPASEEFRIATASPAFIAQVREQLRLPEAQRQLFVAGAIRAGGAGHNLAWSWHFADASLVQAAIELCDGRPSMVEANLPYWLDTVKSFCPWSSYAYAEIG, encoded by the coding sequence ATGAATGCCCCTGCGCGCCGTCTCGCGGCGCTGGCCCTCTTCGCCTGCCTCGCGTCTTGCGGCGGCGGTGGCGGCGACGCGCCGCCCGCGCAGCCGCAGTCCGTCACCTTCGCCTTCCGCCTGCGCGGCTTGCCCGCATCGGAGGAGTTCCGCATCGCCACGGCGTCCCCGGCCTTCATCGCGCAGGTGCGCGAGCAGCTGCGGCTGCCCGAGGCGCAGCGCCAGCTGTTCGTCGCCGGGGCCATCCGCGCGGGCGGCGCCGGCCACAACCTGGCCTGGAGCTGGCACTTTGCGGACGCGTCGCTGGTGCAGGCGGCCATCGAGCTGTGCGACGGCCGCCCGAGCATGGTCGAAGCGAACCTGCCCTACTGGCTGGATACCGTCAAAAGCTTCTGCCCCTGGTCGTCGTACGCCTACGCGGAAATCGGCTGA
- a CDS encoding sensor histidine kinase: MAAVPTPVPPAPTDDPVPEHFPQILGWPRLRVVFIMALGFALVHLDSPTPFVVWLARCLVVATFATIAYGVFERWPQRLPSWAARWWLQIVGVMLAGSFGAVFAYALPAGGNLAEVLEEPGYRAGMWSLILPCVVFAPPVAFAAIMRRREALARDEAMRLQLERSEIERQSADTRLRLLQGQVQPHFLFNTLANIRALVNAGSPRAVQVMDSLIAYLRASVPRLQQSEGTIAQELDLVRAYLELMHMRMPDRLHYAVESDAAANGMRCPPMALLTLVENAVRHGVDPSEDGGRIDVEVRLQDGRCIATVSDTGVGLKQAGSGGSGLANLRERMKLAFGDAQLRLASGDARGTRAVLEFPAQGAP, encoded by the coding sequence ATGGCTGCAGTTCCCACGCCCGTGCCCCCGGCGCCCACCGACGACCCGGTCCCGGAGCATTTTCCCCAGATCCTCGGCTGGCCGCGCCTGCGCGTCGTCTTCATCATGGCGCTCGGCTTCGCGCTGGTGCACCTGGATTCGCCCACGCCCTTCGTCGTGTGGCTGGCGCGCTGCCTGGTGGTGGCCACGTTCGCGACCATCGCCTACGGCGTGTTCGAGCGCTGGCCGCAGCGGCTGCCGTCGTGGGCCGCGCGCTGGTGGCTGCAGATCGTCGGCGTGATGCTGGCGGGCTCCTTCGGCGCGGTGTTCGCCTATGCGCTGCCGGCGGGCGGCAACCTCGCCGAAGTGCTGGAAGAGCCCGGCTACCGCGCGGGCATGTGGTCGCTGATCCTGCCCTGCGTGGTGTTCGCGCCGCCCGTGGCCTTCGCGGCCATCATGCGGCGGCGCGAGGCGCTGGCGCGCGACGAAGCGATGCGCCTGCAGCTGGAGCGCAGCGAGATCGAGCGCCAGTCCGCGGACACGCGCCTGCGCCTGCTGCAGGGCCAGGTGCAGCCGCACTTCCTCTTCAACACGCTCGCCAACATCCGCGCGCTGGTCAATGCCGGCTCGCCGCGCGCCGTGCAGGTGATGGACAGCCTGATCGCTTACCTGCGCGCATCGGTGCCGCGCCTGCAGCAAAGCGAAGGCACCATCGCCCAGGAGCTGGACCTCGTGCGCGCCTACCTCGAGCTGATGCACATGCGCATGCCCGACCGCCTGCACTACGCGGTGGAGAGCGACGCCGCCGCGAACGGGATGCGCTGCCCGCCGATGGCGCTGCTGACGCTGGTGGAGAACGCCGTGCGCCACGGCGTCGACCCGAGCGAGGACGGCGGGCGCATCGACGTCGAGGTGCGCTTGCAGGACGGCCGCTGCATCGCGACCGTCAGCGACACGGGCGTGGGGCTGAAGCAGGCCGGCAGCGGCGGCAGCGGCCTGGCCAACCTGCGCGAGCGCATGAAGCTGGCCTTCGGCGACGCGCAGTTGCGCCTGGCCAGCGGCGATGCGCGCGGCACGCGCGCGGTGCTCGAGTTTCCCGCGCAGGGCGCGCCATGA
- a CDS encoding LytR/AlgR family response regulator transcription factor encodes MSGPKARALVADDEPLLREELIALLARAWPELEVVAQARNGREAVEQFEAHEPDICFLDVHMPGMTGIEAAQKIGNRAHLVFVTAFEQYALKAFEHGAHDYIVKPVDANRLATTVARLKERVGNAAPSAISDELLRELAARLRGEGAGAEPLRWIRASSRGTLRMIPVDDIDFLKSDEKYTLVAWRDEGQAAEALISTPLKQLIGELDAVHFVQIHRSVVVNLRSVRHVTRGENETATVHLKGRDEQLPVSRSYLHVFRQM; translated from the coding sequence ATGAGCGGGCCGAAGGCGAGGGCGCTGGTCGCCGACGACGAGCCGCTGCTGCGCGAGGAACTCATCGCACTGCTGGCGCGCGCCTGGCCGGAGCTCGAAGTGGTCGCGCAGGCGCGCAATGGCCGCGAGGCGGTGGAACAGTTCGAAGCGCACGAGCCCGACATCTGCTTCCTCGACGTGCACATGCCGGGCATGACGGGCATCGAGGCCGCGCAGAAGATCGGCAACCGCGCGCACCTGGTCTTCGTCACCGCCTTCGAGCAGTACGCGCTGAAGGCTTTCGAGCACGGCGCGCACGACTACATCGTCAAGCCCGTCGATGCGAACCGCCTGGCGACGACCGTCGCGCGCCTGAAGGAGCGCGTCGGCAACGCGGCGCCTTCGGCGATCAGCGACGAACTGCTGCGCGAACTGGCAGCGCGCCTGCGCGGCGAGGGCGCCGGGGCCGAGCCGCTGCGCTGGATCCGCGCGAGCTCCCGCGGCACGCTGCGCATGATCCCGGTGGACGACATCGACTTCCTGAAGTCCGACGAGAAGTACACGCTGGTCGCCTGGCGCGACGAAGGGCAGGCCGCCGAAGCGCTGATCAGCACGCCGCTGAAGCAGTTGATCGGGGAGCTGGACGCCGTGCATTTCGTCCAGATCCACCGCTCGGTGGTGGTCAACCTGCGGTCGGTGCGGCACGTGACGCGCGGCGAGAACGAGACCGCCACCGTTCACCTGAAGGGCCGCGACGAGCAGCTGCCCGTGAGCCGCAGCTACCTGCACGTGTTCCGGCAGATGTAG
- a CDS encoding ArgP/LysG family DNA-binding transcriptional regulator has protein sequence MRNLDPLALECLVALAEEGSFQRAARRLSITQSAVSQRLWSLESNVGTVLIVRSRPVRATPAGQVLLRHAKHLTVKQADLIRELRDLGPTFTRTPREDQQISVAFDPDSVATWGLAALDAFSRDGLATEIIVDHPEQTHERLREGDVLGCVTTVDQAPYGCKAVALGRMHYMAVAGKDFAARNCPHGLTPQNFRSLKFIAHSRGSDVQVEFVSKALGLKDILLNQHFVPTPDGQLRAVLAGWGVSVLPKMLVEAMVRDGELVDIAPGVAHGVDLHWHSCNFQSEVIALLDAAVNAGARELQASGVPEEDARAVA, from the coding sequence ATGCGCAACCTCGATCCACTGGCCCTCGAGTGCCTGGTCGCACTGGCCGAAGAGGGCAGTTTCCAGCGGGCCGCGCGGCGCCTGTCCATCACGCAGTCGGCGGTCTCGCAAAGGCTCTGGTCCCTCGAATCGAACGTGGGCACGGTCCTCATCGTCCGCAGCCGCCCGGTCCGCGCGACGCCCGCCGGCCAGGTGCTGCTGCGGCACGCCAAGCACCTGACGGTGAAGCAGGCCGACCTGATCCGGGAGCTGCGCGACCTGGGCCCGACGTTCACGCGCACCCCGCGCGAAGACCAGCAGATTTCCGTCGCGTTCGATCCCGACAGCGTCGCCACCTGGGGCTTGGCGGCACTGGACGCGTTCAGCCGCGACGGCCTGGCCACCGAGATCATCGTCGACCACCCCGAACAGACGCACGAACGGCTGCGCGAGGGCGACGTGCTCGGCTGCGTCACCACCGTGGACCAGGCCCCGTACGGCTGCAAGGCCGTCGCGCTCGGGCGCATGCACTACATGGCGGTTGCCGGGAAGGACTTCGCCGCGAGGAATTGCCCGCACGGCCTCACGCCCCAGAACTTCCGCAGCCTGAAGTTCATCGCGCACAGCCGCGGCAGCGACGTGCAGGTCGAATTCGTTTCCAAGGCGCTCGGGCTGAAGGACATCCTGCTGAACCAGCACTTCGTGCCGACGCCCGATGGCCAGCTGCGGGCCGTGCTGGCAGGGTGGGGGGTGAGCGTGCTCCCAAAGATGCTCGTCGAGGCCATGGTGCGCGACGGGGAGCTCGTCGACATCGCACCCGGCGTTGCGCACGGCGTCGACCTCCACTGGCACTCGTGCAACTTCCAGTCGGAAGTGATCGCCCTGCTCGATGCGGCGGTGAACGCGGGGGCGCGGGAACTGCAGGCAAGCGGCGTGCCGGAGGAAGACGCGCGGGCCGTCGCCTGA
- a CDS encoding porin, with protein MKKKLIAFASLCVLCAAASAQSSVTLFGVVDLGIERTTLSPGGSVTALTSGIQSGSRWGLKGTEDLGGGLSASFRLEGGIDASTGFLAQGGRAFGRQAWVGLDGGFGSVKAGRQYTPLFIAVDTVDPFDAGITGDGSGALAVFRSYGVRMDNTITYTTPKLGDFSAQVAYGFGEVLGSMSVGSQVGLSGTYASGPLTVVGAYHHQNVAAGGVTVGRSRTAMIGAAYDLKAAVVSGAFAVNRDKDATGLSVGRSKDYMLGVSVPVGAATLLAEYVHHGDNFVTAADANYWQLGATYALSKRTNFYTSYSTIRNQSLGTMGSGAPGVDISWLNVGIRHTF; from the coding sequence ATGAAGAAGAAACTCATCGCATTCGCAAGCCTCTGCGTCCTCTGCGCGGCGGCATCGGCCCAATCCAGCGTGACCCTGTTCGGCGTCGTCGACCTCGGCATCGAACGCACCACGCTGTCGCCCGGCGGCTCGGTCACCGCGCTGACCAGCGGCATCCAGTCCGGCAGCCGCTGGGGCCTCAAGGGCACCGAAGACCTCGGCGGCGGCCTGTCCGCCTCGTTCCGGCTCGAAGGCGGCATCGACGCCAGCACCGGCTTCCTCGCCCAGGGCGGGCGCGCGTTCGGCCGCCAGGCCTGGGTCGGCCTCGATGGCGGCTTCGGCTCGGTGAAGGCGGGCCGCCAGTACACGCCGCTGTTCATCGCGGTCGATACGGTCGACCCCTTCGACGCCGGCATCACCGGCGACGGCTCGGGCGCGCTGGCCGTGTTCCGGTCCTACGGCGTGCGCATGGACAACACGATCACGTACACCACGCCGAAGCTCGGCGACTTCTCGGCCCAGGTCGCTTACGGCTTCGGCGAGGTGCTGGGCAGCATGTCGGTGGGCAGCCAGGTCGGCCTGAGCGGCACCTACGCATCCGGCCCGTTGACGGTCGTCGGCGCCTACCACCACCAGAACGTGGCGGCCGGCGGCGTGACGGTGGGCCGCAGCCGCACCGCGATGATCGGCGCCGCCTACGACCTGAAGGCCGCCGTCGTCAGCGGCGCGTTCGCGGTGAACCGCGACAAGGACGCGACGGGCCTTTCGGTCGGCAGGAGCAAGGACTACATGCTGGGCGTGAGCGTGCCCGTCGGCGCGGCGACGCTGCTCGCGGAGTACGTGCACCACGGCGACAACTTCGTCACCGCGGCCGACGCGAACTACTGGCAGCTCGGGGCGACGTACGCGCTGTCCAAGCGCACGAACTTCTACACGTCCTACTCGACCATCCGCAACCAGTCACTCGGCACGATGGGTTCCGGCGCGCCGGGCGTGGACATCAGCTGGCTGAACGTGGGCATCCGCCACACCTTCTGA
- a CDS encoding branched-chain amino acid ABC transporter substrate-binding protein — MRHFLACISFALLALAAGCEQPPAVVKIGVVHPMSGTRAPLGQDMFNGVKLAADEINKAGGIKLKGKRVPIELVVGDDRADPLVGTQVAQQVVDAGVVAVIGHLNSGVSIPAAPVYARANVAQLAISTNPKYTELGLPTTFRLVANDSLQAKAIGSYAVNQMRAERWAVVDDGTPYGKGLADSAAAELAKAKKTITLRESFDEKTVAFDDLAGKLKAGGIEGIVSTLNDYQIVALIDALKKSDYTTVSILGTDTLKTPSILKKAGQVSGIYCTSPILDAKEFPAGPKFLDAYKAAFKIEPAYGGHYSYDAMYVLADAIQKADSVKPEDIVKSLRSLNGYAPVTGSMRFDDKGEQRYGSISVYGVRNGAWEPLVRSDTW, encoded by the coding sequence ATGCGCCACTTCCTTGCCTGCATTTCCTTCGCCCTGCTCGCGCTGGCCGCCGGCTGCGAGCAGCCCCCTGCCGTCGTGAAGATCGGCGTCGTGCATCCCATGTCGGGCACGCGCGCGCCGCTGGGGCAGGACATGTTCAACGGCGTGAAGCTCGCGGCCGACGAGATCAACAAGGCCGGCGGGATCAAGCTCAAGGGCAAGCGCGTGCCGATCGAACTCGTCGTCGGCGACGACCGCGCCGACCCCCTCGTCGGCACGCAAGTCGCCCAGCAGGTGGTCGACGCCGGCGTCGTCGCCGTCATCGGCCACCTCAACTCGGGCGTGAGCATTCCCGCCGCGCCGGTCTACGCCCGGGCCAACGTGGCCCAGCTCGCGATCTCGACCAACCCGAAGTACACCGAGCTCGGGCTGCCGACCACCTTCCGCCTGGTGGCCAACGATTCGCTGCAGGCCAAGGCCATCGGCTCCTATGCGGTGAACCAGATGCGCGCGGAGAGATGGGCGGTCGTCGACGACGGCACGCCGTACGGCAAGGGCCTGGCGGACAGCGCTGCCGCGGAGCTGGCCAAAGCCAAGAAGACCATCACGCTGCGCGAGAGCTTCGACGAGAAGACGGTGGCCTTCGACGACCTGGCCGGAAAACTCAAGGCGGGCGGCATCGAGGGCATCGTCTCGACGCTGAACGACTACCAGATCGTCGCGCTGATCGACGCCCTGAAGAAGAGCGACTACACGACCGTCAGCATCCTCGGCACGGACACGCTGAAGACGCCGTCGATCCTCAAGAAGGCCGGGCAGGTCAGCGGCATCTACTGCACGTCGCCGATCCTCGATGCGAAGGAATTCCCCGCAGGGCCGAAATTCCTCGACGCCTACAAGGCCGCTTTCAAGATCGAGCCCGCCTACGGCGGCCACTACAGCTACGACGCGATGTACGTGCTGGCCGACGCCATCCAGAAGGCCGATTCGGTCAAGCCCGAGGACATCGTGAAGTCCCTGCGCAGCCTCAACGGGTACGCGCCGGTCACCGGGTCCATGCGCTTCGACGACAAGGGCGAGCAGCGGTACGGCTCCATCAGCGTGTACGGCGTGCGCAACGGCGCGTGGGAGCCGCTGGTGCGCTCCGACACCTGGTAG